From the genome of Nicotiana sylvestris chromosome 1, ASM39365v2, whole genome shotgun sequence:
ATTCATCCTCAATTCTTATATTTGACTCGCACCAGTTGTGAACATCCGCCCAAGTTGTCGCTTGGAACTCGAGCAAGCTTTCGTTCAACTTCTAGGAAGCATTGGAACTTTTTGGATTCAAACTCTTGGTGAATTCTTCTGTCGCCCATTCATCTAGAACCAGGTTACAAACTCCCGCAGCAACTCGGACTCTCCTTGTGCAATTCTGAATATATCAGCCTTTTGGGTATATACCTTTCTATCCCCGGCATGCGCCTTAATGTAAGAATCCGCGAGCATCTCGAAGTAGTCTATGGAATGCTCGGTCAAGAGTAAATACCACGTCAAGGCTCCCTTCATGAGAGCCTTCGAATTTCATCAGCAAAACTGACTCGATCTCGTGGGGAGCTAAATTGTTCCCCTTTACCGCTATTGTATATATGGTGATTATGCTCCTGATGATCTGAACTCGTATCATATTTCAGCATGTTTGGCATTTTAAATAGCTTCGGGATCATTTATGGTGCTGCGCTTGGTTTATACGGAAATTGAGTGTACTTCTTTAAGTCTGACCCTTTCGACATTGATGGTGTGCTCAAAATTTGGTCCATATGGGCATTTACTTCCCTCATAAATCGTATGAGTTTGTTTTGAAGGGATCGCTCTCATTGTTGTGATCGGACCCGCTACCCCCAGCCTATCGAAATCGACCTCGCCCATCGGGGTGTTGTTGTCGACCCTCTGCGTTGTTTGATTTATGGGAGCACCTGGAAAAATTGGACCTCGTCCATTTGTGTTAATGGAAGCACCCAATAACGTCTGCCTCAGTTCTGTCAAAACATTATCCTGCCGTGTGAGATGGCCTAAAATGGCCTTTTGTTGCTCCTGCAGGACCTTTAACGCTTCTATGATGTTCTCTTCTTCAACATCATCAGGAGTCGCCTCTCAAACCTGTCGTGGGTATCGCCTGTCGTGGATCGATATGGCCTCGTTCCCCTCACTGCGGGTATCACTGATTGAATCCTCGTGTTGAGACTGATTTCCCTAGGCCTCAAGGTTGTGTGTGTTGTTAACACCATTATCTGCCATTTTCTCTAATTTTTTACTAAGAACAAATAATCAAACAAGTTAGTAAAAAAGGCAAGGACCAAATTAATTACATAACTGTCTAAGTCCTATGGTGGGTGCCAAACCATTTACCTGTAAAACtgtacaattgaatttatacatggtttatagacaagtgaattaatttggTCCTAAAATACTAGATGAATAGACAAAACTACAATACTTAGCCTTGAGATGGAGATGAAATAGCAAAAATTGTAATCTCGAGAGCAGAGCTTTTGGGGAAAATAGCAACGGTATCAGTaaacaagaaaataaaattatattGAACTTTGAATAGAGTGTAACGTATGGTTGTCAGAAAATTTCTCTTTTCACAATGATAGTAGAGCTCATTATTTTTAGCTTCACCTAGGAAACAAGGTCCTAGATCAAGCCCCTATATAACGTCAACTATGAGGGCCTTGAAGAATTCGTAACGACACGCAGTGACTGTCATATTCCTTTTAATAGGCCATTACTTAATGCTGTAGAATATTCCTCATTAAATGCTACCGGGTGGTAGGTATATATTTCATCTTTATGAGTATCCTTCTCTCCGGTAACAGGCAGGATCGTTGCCTTTGGATTCATCTATCTTCTGTCTTCGACTCCACGTGTCACTTCCTCATGCGATCATTTAATAtaaacatattttaccctatacactTGCGAATGCCAACTAGAGGCAGTGGTAGTTTTGGTTGATAGTGGTGGTTCAGGGTAATTGTTAGTGGTGGGCGATTATTATTGATGATGGTGGTGGTTGATGGTGATCGTTAATAATGGTAGATGGCGGTGGTAGTTTTGATTGAAAAAGATAGTGGTAGTTTATAATGATGGCAGTGCCGGCTATGGTTATTGACTAAATTTGCTAACGCATATGACACTTTTATAAGAGTACAATTTTGCTAACTTTACCAGTTTACCACACATACCTATTAGCTCTTAcaagaatcatataaagaaagcGGCTTCGTTCCAACTTTGCTTAAACACATGTACCTAGTTATTGCTCAAACTATGTAAAAGAAAGTGGCTTCTACACTGATTGTAACCACATACTTGATAATTGCTAGTGATAAATAATTGAGCTAGTTATACGTGCATAGACAAATTGCTAGGGtgacaaagagaagaagaaaaatgggAGTTGACTTAGTCAGAGGAATGTTTGGGAGTTGGGGGGTGAGGATAAGAAGAACGAAACTAGGCATTAAAAGCTGAAACGTACAAAGAGAAACATAAACGTGTTGCCTGAACTATCCATTATAACTGGATTTTTTTGACAGATCTCATTAATGCCATAGCTGCCCAGCAGTTGACAAAGTAGTGTCTCACTCTACAACATCCTTACATACCCCGTGCTTTTTGCAAGAATAAGAAAGCAAAACCACTATTGGCTTTCCGTTTCTTTTTCTGGGCATGCAACTATGGCTTATGTAAATTTGGAAATGCCACCAATGGAGTATGAAACTAGAATTGGAAAGCAGGAAGTAGAATTGAATGCTGTGAAGGGCCAAATGGGATCAAAAACTAGAGGCGTTTCCTTGACTTGGAATGACTTATGGGTTACTGTCTCCACTAGAAAAAGTGGCAGAAAAGCCATACTTCAAGGTCTCACTGGTTATGCTCGTCCTAGTGAGCTCTTGGCCGTCATGGGTCCTTCTGGCTGTGGCAAATCTACATTACTCGACGCATTAGCTGGTAGGAGCAAATATTATTAGTATATCTCTTAGCATATGATGCATATATTATCTTTAATGGGGCCAAAAATAACAGCAAAGCCAATAGGGGGATAGTTTGTTAAATAATGCTCATGAGAGGTTTATTTCTAAGTATGACTCACCTGTCTTCTCAGGGCGACTGGACTTCAGCACGAGGCAGAGCGGGGATATTCTAATCAATGGTCACAAACAGAAACTTTCTTATGGAACATGTGTAAGAGAATCTTCACTGAATGCCGCCTGGCCCGCATCACTGcttattttgttttcctttttcgcaATAACATCTCTTTTACTTCTCCCTTAGTAAAGTATTATATTTTTATTAGCATGCATGGTAATGTGTTCTATCCCTATAAAATCAGGCATACCTGACTCAAGATGAAACTCTGCTGGCAACACTAACTGTTAAAGAAGCTGTTTACTACTCTGCACAACTCCAACTGCCAGATTCTATGAAAAAATCAGAGAAAATTCAAATAGCGGAGCAGACTATAAAGGAGATGGGGCTACAAGATGCAATGAACACAAGAATTGGAGGATGGGGCACTAAAGGAATTAGCGGAGGAGAAAAGAGGAGACTTAGTATTTGCATGGAGATTCTAACACGACCAAAACTTCTCTTCCTCGATGAACCAACCAGCGGCCTCGACAGTGCTGCATCTTATTATGTGATGAGCGAAATTTCACGCCAAAAAGAGGGAAGAACTATTATTGCATCTATTCATCAGCCCAGTGCAGAAGTTTTCAACCTCTTCCACAGTCTATGCCTTTTGTCTTCAGGAAAAATAGTATATTTTGGACCTGCTAGTGCAGCAATTCAGGTAAGCACATGAATTATTGGATTATTAACTAGTCAAGTAAGGGACACATAATAcaagtgtgtgtatatatatatatatataatgatttGATCAGTTTATGTGTTTATTAAAACTTTTATATTATGATAGTTTTTTGCGAGAAATGGTTTCTCTTGCCCACATCTTCAGAATCCATCAGATCATTTTCTTAAAACAGTAAACAAGGACTTTGATGAGGTAAATACTCTTTCCTTTTTCGAAGAGAGACCAAAGTTTGCCTTTTATTGAATATCTTGCTTTCTATTAAAAGGATATTGAACAAGGCTCAGCTGGAAGAAAACCTATAGAAGAAGTGATAGACCTTCTCGTAAATTCATTTAAATCATCCAAGGAATATCATGAAGTTCAGAATCAGATTGTAGAAATTTGTCAACAGGTAAGAGAGAACCCCCAAAATGGAAAGGATGGAGGAGGATTGCTTGCAGGGTGATGAGAAAGAATCTCTAACATCCATTATGTATTTTCAGGGTGGTGAAATATTGGAAAAAAGAAGTCGTGCCAACTTCACTACGCAAAGCCTTGTTTTGACAAGAAGGTCAAGTGTGAACATGTTTCGTGATCTTGGCTACTATTGGATGAGATTCGCTACTTATGTCGCCATTGCTTTAGGTCTTGGTTCCATATACTATGATCTGGGCTCAAACTATCATTCAATCGAGGTATATAGACTTTACGGATAAGGAATCAACAAAAAGTTTCAAACTTCCTTAATTTTTCAAGTGTTTGAGTACTTTTTGAATGCACAGAATTTTTGGATCATAACACAGTCTAAAAAATTGATTTTGTAGGAAAGAGGCCTAATGGTTACTTTCGTTGTTTCATTTATGACATTTATGACAGTTGGTGGATTCCCTTCATTTGTAGAGGACATGAAGGTATCTTTTTCTCATCCAAAATAACTAACAAATGCTAAGATTTATATTGTAtcatgactaattaatttaaCTGCTTCGAAAAACTATTGCAGGTATTTCAACGGGAAAACTTGAATGGGCACTATGGATGTTGTACTTTTGTCATAGGCAACATACTTTCTTCTACACCATACGTGATACTAATATCATTCGTTCCAGGTGCCATTGCCTATTTACTTTCTGGATTACAGAATGGATTTGGGCATTTCATCTACTTTGCCTTGGTCCTCTTTACCAGTATAATGATAGTCGAGAGCCTAATGATGAACGTTGCAGCTATCGTGTCTAATTTCCTCATGGGCATTGTAATAGGTGCAGGAATACAAGGACTACAGATATTAAGTGGGGGTTATTTTCAATTACCTAGTGAGTTGCCTAATCCAATTTGGAAGTATCCACTGTACTACGTGTCCTTCCACAAGTATGCTTACCAAGGTATGTTTAAGAATGAGTTTAAAGGGCTAAAGTTTACAGATGACCAATTCGGAAACAATCAGACAATGAGTGGAGAAGACATCTTGAGAGAAAGATGGCAAGTAGAAATGGCATACTCAAAGTGGGTAGACCTTGCCATTCTGGTAGGTACATTAATTTTGTACCGTCTGGTGTTCCTCCTTATTATAAAAACAAATGAAAAGATTGTGCATGCAAGAAAGGCCTCCACATCAGTTCTATCGAACCAAAATAGTCAAATCATGGCCAAGTCCCTACCTGCCTCGCCTCTCCATGGACTCACTTCATTTGATGATAGTCCCGCCAACAATGGATGAGTTACTAGTCTGTTACTCACGATTCACTATGTTTGAGTTATTTCAAATTGTTTCATAATGTATTTGTAGGAAAATAGCACGGAAAAAAGACAACaatattgtaataatattatttgtgAGCGGAAATACACGGATTGACTTGAACCGTGTTGGGCATTAtcctaagaaactatttcagcAATATAAAATGTTTCCCCGGGATTAAACAAGTCCAcctttatttatttaaaggataCAGGAATCAACCAAATATTAAATTATAAATCGAgcaaataaaaaaagaataaaagcaaCTGAAATGGAAAGAAAgataaaggaaagaaagaagagagGCGTAAGGGAGATACGAAGTAGAAATAAGAAGTATTTCTGATACTTCATCAACAGAGAATGAGTGCATATTTATAAGCTTATAAATAGTTTTAAATATAGACAAGTGTGCATACACTTATCTTTAATTCCCTTTGCAAATTGTCACTTCAAAGTTTTTTTCCATGCTTATTGACACTTGGTTTAAGTCATGACACTTGgattgatttattttgaaaatatcacAACAGTGATTTTTTAGTGTATTATGTTTTGTAGCATTGTTCCGTGAATATAATGTTCGGATAAACTGTACTATTTGATGTGGTTCAATATTGTGTTGTattgtaaaataaaataacatgTAAGTTTATTTAAATGTCCTTAACTACTGTAAATATTCTATTTACCAACAATTACTTATAACGATATTTTAAGAAAACTTTTTTCCTAAATTTTTCAACAATTTTACTTCGTAAATACAGTAAGCTATTAAATCATACAACTCATGGTGAACTTAATTTAAGCACAAGTTAATAATTTAACAAGAATAATATAACTTTCATAATTTAGATCATAAAATAATGTGTGCAAACAACATGAAAAAAAAACAGCCTTACTAGGAGAGGAGCATACACATCTAAAGAGCTCAGTATTAAATCTTTCTTGGCATTAATTTACCTTATATGCTTTCtactataaaaaaaaaaaaaaaaaaaaggtcaacGACTTAAATTTTTACTGTTTTCTCGTTTTATGATATAAATACGCACCATATATAAGTATATAGACTTTTGCCAGAATTTCTATATGACATGCAATCCAGAGCATATCCATACAAATCTATTAAATTCTAAGAAAAGAACATAGAATGCTGGAATCTAAATTAGTGTGGCCGAGTACCTACAATATCTTCGAATCGCGTATATGCACAGATATATAGAGATAGAGAAAATGGAAATTTAGTACACAGATATATTTTCGAATCGTACAATCTCGAACATACCTGATTATAGGACTAGCCGATATCAGATCAGTGAAACCAGCATACAAAAGCTTTCATGTTGAAGAATGAGGCGAAATCCCAGCGCCAATTCCATTATCCAATTCAAAGACAACTGCTTAAGAGGGTAATGCGCAGGGGGTAGGGAGaacgaaaaaggaaagaaatttgGGGACAGAGAAACGAAAGGAAGAAGAAATAACAGGAAGGGTAAAACTGTCAAGGagcaaaaatatttacaaaggATAGACATAAAGTTTgatatgccaaagtacaaaaATACTCCCTCCTGTCACGTCCTTAGTCTTAAACTAAGCGCACGTGTGACACTTggcaactcgctcacgatcttgcacaccctgctcacgttcttgctatgccaagtcaacCTTACTATactcaagatcgctaagggaatggaagaaagaacacaagagaatttgTTAAAGGAAACTTTTTATTAgggagaacttgaattgtttgcttggtgaATTACAAATAAATGGCCCCTTTTATATACTAGtttcctaggggctagtgtgtaaatattaattattacacaagtccttgatatttacaagataagggctttttctagaattctctacaagcctaaaagaatccaaggactttcctagcaaatccataagaATCTAGcttcttcctaaggaaatgttcatacctctctagaatcttctcacaaatactagtcttcttcttatgtaagcttccacatggcattaatatatgccaaatggtaCCTATGTGGAatgatgacatggcgggtcatcacactctcccccaccTAATATTGCGACGACCGCGGCGCAATGTTGCTGCATAAACTCtcggatcttatctttgaattgccaTAAGTCTTCATATTGTTCTCACATGGCCTCCTCCGGTGATTGCCTTTTCCAATGGACGAGGAACATAGCGGTGGCTTTTTGCCCTTGTTTTCGCCTGGCCTGGTAATCTATGATAGCCTCAATCTCCCAATCATGCGAGGCGGTGATAGTCATTGGCGCTCGACTTGATTGGCCCCTACTCTgatcatccttatcttcatgatatggcttaagcgtgctggcatggaagacagggtatatcttaagatacgatggcatgtcaagcttgtatgagatcttgcctaccttgccgacgatcttaaatggcccctcaATAGTCCGTGGGACGCCGCTTACGGTCcgcaaacttcttcatcttcttagctACCTTATCCAAGTAAGACTTAGCAATGTCGAGTTGTTCCTCCCATCCTTTGGCCATATGATAAGCCCCCAAACTCTTTCCCTCGAATGCTGCTAGTAATGAATGTGAAGTTTGTGGTTGTTGGCATGTGGCTAGATCAAATGGTGTCCGCCCCATGGACTCACTTTATtgcaagttataagagaattgggcAATGTCTAGGAGCCTTGCCCAATCTTTCTGATGCGCgcttacataatgcctcaagtagcattctagtaCGGCATTGACCCGTTCCGTTTGTCCATCTGTCTATGGGtggaaactagtagaaaagtGCAGTTCCATGCCAAGTATGTCgaacaactctctccaaaagttCCCAGTGAAGCGGGGGTCTCGATCACTGATGATATGCCTTGGTAAGCCCCAATACTTTACCAAGTTCTTAAAGAATAGCTTGGCAGTTTCCTTAGTTGTGCAACCCGGTGAGGCGGGCATGaaggtggcatatttggaaaatctatccacgaccaccataatagtaccataaACGTCGGACTTCGGTAGGCAAGTAATAAAGTCCATAGTCACGCTCTCCCATGGACGCTCTGCAACTGGTAGTGGCTCCAAAAGTATTCCGGGTTGTTGTTGCTCCACCTTGTCCTGCTGACATACAAGACAAGTCTGCACATAACATTCTATATCATCTCGCATGCGACTGACTCAACCAATGCCCTGGTGCGATGTTGGCCTAGATGACCAGCCCACATTGTATCATGACTCTCCCTTATGATCCGCCGTCTAATGTCCCCAAACTTAGGCACGTAGACCCGTCGACCTGTGGTAAGTAGTAGGCTGTCTTCTATCCAAAACCTTCTCGTCTTGCCTTTGTTGGCTAACTCGATGAGCTGTTTGGCTGCTAGATCATGTtgcatgccttcttttatagcctcCTGAATGTCCCATCTCACTGAAGTGATTGCAGCAAGCTCAGcttttcggctcaaggcatcgactACAACATTACCTTTTCCCGGCTTATACTCCAGCACATAATCAAACTCGGCCAAGAAATCCTGCCACCTAGCCTATTTTGGTGTGAGCTTCTTCTGTGTCTGAAAGTAGCTAGTAGCCACATTATCAGTCTTGGCCACGAACCTCGACCCGAGTAGATAATGTCTCTATGTATGAAGGCAATGCATAATGgcagtcatttccttctcttgcACCATGTAACACCGCTCCGTCTCATTTAACTTGCGGCTCTCAAATGCTATGGGATGCTTATCCTGCATCAGGACACCCCCAATGGCGAAGTCTGAGGCATCTGTGTGCACCTCAAATGTCTTGGCAAAGTCAGGTAACACTAAGACTGGCTCCTCTGTTACAGCTGTCTTAAGGCCTTCAAACGCCTTTTGACAATGCTCCGTCCAAACCcatggcttgttcttctttagcaaCTCAGTCAATGGTGCAGCCTTTGCTGAGTATCCACTGATGAACCGGCGATAGTAATTAACAAGGCCAAGGAAGTATCACAACTCAGTTACCTTTATGGGTGCCTCCCACTCCTGGATAGCACGTACCTTAGCATCGTCCATGCGTAGCTCGccattgctaatgacatggcccaagaagtgcacctttgattgtgcaaactcacatttctccctcttgatgtatagctcgttctctcgcaagacttggaaaaccttccttaagtgcTCCATGTGCTCCTCCAAGGTGTTTTTGTAGATGACTATGTCGTCTAGGTAGACTACCAcgaactgatcaaggtagggatggaagatcttgttcataagggtgcaaaatgtggttggtgcattggttaagccgaagggcatcactaaccactcaaaggctccatatctCATCACACATGCTGTCTTTGGCTCATCTCCTTCCGCAATGCGAACCTGGTAGTATCCCTTTCgaagatccaccttggtaaagtacttggcttgcccAAGTCTATCGAACAAATCAGCAATGACTGGGATCGGGTGCttattcttcactgtaaccttattaagtgctcggtagtctatgcacaagcgcagcgatccatccttcttcttctggaaCAATACTGGTGTGCCGAAAGGTGCCTTTGATGGGAGAATGTGACCAGCATCCAACAACTCTTTCAATTATTTTTTGACCTCCTCCAGCTCgggcggtgccatacgatatggggcaAATGCAGGTGGTTTAGGCCCTGGCTcaagaagtgcacctttgattgtgcaaactcacatttctccctcttgatgtatagctcgttctctcgcaagacttggaaaaccttccttaagtgcTCCATGTGCTCCTCCAAGGTGTTTTTGTAGATGACTATGTCGTCTAGGTAGACTACCAcgaactgatcaaggtagggatggaagatcttgttcataagggtgcaaaatgtggttggtgcattggttaagccgaagggcatcactaaccactcaaaggctccatatctCATCACACATGCTGTCTTTGGCTCATCTCCTTCCGCAATGCGAACCTGGTAGTATCCCTTTCgaagatccaccttggtaaagtacttggcttgcccAAGTCTATCGAACAAATCAGCAATGACTGGGATCGGGTGCttattcttcactgtaaccttattaagtgctcggtagtctatgcacaagcgcagcgatccatccttcttcttctggaaCAATACTGGTGTGCCGAAAGGTGCCTTTGATGGGAGAATGTGACCAGCATCCAACAACTCTTTCAATTATTTTTTGACCTCCTCCAGCTCgggcggtgccatacgatatggggcaAATGCAGGTGGTTTAGGCCCTGGCTcaagaagtgcacctttgattgtgcaaactcacatttctccctcttgatgtatagctcgttctctcgcaagacttggaaaaccttccttaagtgcTCCATGTGCTCCTCCAAGGTGTTTTTGTAGATGACTATGTCGTCTAGGTAGACTACCAcgaactgatcaaggtagggatggaagatcttgttcataagggtgcaaaatgtggttggtgcattggttaagccgaagggcatcactaaccactcaaaggctccatatctCATCACACATGCTGTCTTTGGCTCATCTCCTTCCGCAATGCGAACCTGGTAGTATCCCTTTCgaagatccaccttggtaaagtacttggcttgcccAAGTCTATCGAACAAATCAGCAATGACTGGGATCGGGTGCttattcttcactgtaaccttattaagtgctcggtagtctatgcacaagcgcagcgatccatccttcttcttctggaaCAATACTGGTGTGCCGAAAGGTGCCTTTGATGGGAGAATGTGACCAGCATCCAACAACTCTTTCAATTATTTTTTGACCTCCTCCAGCTCgggcggtgccatacgatatggggcaAATGCAGGTGGTTTAGGCCCTGGCTcaagaagtgcacctttgattgtgcaaactcacatttctccctcttgatgtatagctcgttctctcgcaagacttggaaaaccttccttaagtgcTCCATGTGCTCCTCCAAGGTGTTTTTGTAGATGACTATGTCGTCTAGGTAGACTACCAcgaactgatcaaggtagggatggaagatcttgttcataagggtgcaaaatgtggttggtgcattggttaagccgaagggcatcactaaccactcaaaggctccatatctCATCACACATGCTGTCTTTGGCTCATCTCCTTCCGCAATGCGAACCTGGTAGTATCCCTTTCgaagatccaccttggtaaagtacttggcttgcccAAGTCTATCGAACAAATCAGCAATGACTGGGATCGGGTGCttattcttcactgtaaccttattaagtgctcggtagtctatgcacaagcgcagcgatccatccttcttcttctggaaCAATACTGGTGTGCCGAAAGGTGCCTTTGATGGGCGAATGTGACCAGCATCCAACAACTCTTTCAATTATTTTTTGACCTCCTCCAGCTCgggcggtgccatacgatatggggcaAATGCGGGTGGTTTAGCCCGTGActccaactcaatcttgtgatccacctCTCGCCTAGGCGGCAAGTGCTTAGGCAACTCCTCGGGCATGACATCTTTGTTCTCCTTAAGCAACTTCTCTATGAAAGGCGGCACTGTCTCGTGAAAATTCTTGTCTTCCTCTAGACTTGCAATGGTTGCCACAAACGTTGGATCCCCCTTCTTGATCCCCTTGACAACCTGCATAGCTGAGAGCTGTGCTCGGATCTGTCCGTGTGGCATAGTCACTATAGGTACCATGCAAGCTCCTTCTCGCTCTATAACCAAGAGACGTTGGAGGTAGGGGTCGATTAAAGTATGACAATATCTaaagaactcttgccccagtatgatgtcaaagatatccatagcggttacggtaaagtttgtcatacctttccaagttcccaatttgacaccaactccatTAGCTACCCCACGAGCAT
Proteins encoded in this window:
- the LOC104233242 gene encoding ABC transporter G family member 1-like isoform X2 → MAYVNLEMPPMEYETRIGKQEVELNAVKGQMGSKTRGVSLTWNDLWVTVSTRKSGRKAILQGLTGYARPSELLAVMGPSGCGKSTLLDALAGRLDFSTRQSGDILINGHKQKLSYGTCAYLTQDETLLATLTVKEAVYYSAQLQLPDSMKKSEKIQIAEQTIKEMGLQDAMNTRIGGWGTKGISGGEKRRLSICMEILTRPKLLFLDEPTSGLDSAASYYVMSEISRQKEGRTIIASIHQPSAEVFNLFHSLCLLSSGKIVYFGPASAAIQFFARNGFSCPHLQNPSDHFLKTVNKDFDEDIEQGSAGRKPIEEVIDLLVNSFKSSKEYHEVQNQIVEICQQGGEILEKRSRANFTTQSLVLTRRSSVNMFRDLGYYWMRFATYVAIALGLGSIYYDLGSNYHSIEERGLMVTFVVSFMTFMTVGGFPSFVEDMKVFQRENLNGHYGCCTFVIGNILSSTPYVILISFVPGAGIQGLQILSGGYFQLPSELPNPIWKYPLYYVSFHKYAYQGMFKNEFKGLKFTDDQFGNNQTMSGEDILRERWQVEMAYSKWVDLAILVGTLILYRLVFLLIIKTNEKIVHARKASTSVLSNQNSQIMAKSLPASPLHGLTSFDDSPANNG
- the LOC104233242 gene encoding ABC transporter G family member 1-like isoform X1, yielding MAYVNLEMPPMEYETRIGKQEVELNAVKGQMGSKTRGVSLTWNDLWVTVSTRKSGRKAILQGLTGYARPSELLAVMGPSGCGKSTLLDALAGRLDFSTRQSGDILINGHKQKLSYGTCAYLTQDETLLATLTVKEAVYYSAQLQLPDSMKKSEKIQIAEQTIKEMGLQDAMNTRIGGWGTKGISGGEKRRLSICMEILTRPKLLFLDEPTSGLDSAASYYVMSEISRQKEGRTIIASIHQPSAEVFNLFHSLCLLSSGKIVYFGPASAAIQFFARNGFSCPHLQNPSDHFLKTVNKDFDEDIEQGSAGRKPIEEVIDLLVNSFKSSKEYHEVQNQIVEICQQGGEILEKRSRANFTTQSLVLTRRSSVNMFRDLGYYWMRFATYVAIALGLGSIYYDLGSNYHSIEERGLMVTFVVSFMTFMTVGGFPSFVEDMKVFQRENLNGHYGCCTFVIGNILSSTPYVILISFVPGAIAYLLSGLQNGFGHFIYFALVLFTSIMIVESLMMNVAAIVSNFLMGIVIGAGIQGLQILSGGYFQLPSELPNPIWKYPLYYVSFHKYAYQGMFKNEFKGLKFTDDQFGNNQTMSGEDILRERWQVEMAYSKWVDLAILVGTLILYRLVFLLIIKTNEKIVHARKASTSVLSNQNSQIMAKSLPASPLHGLTSFDDSPANNG